The following is a genomic window from Paenibacillus thiaminolyticus.
CAGCGCCTGCAGATTCGATCGGGTAACCTCGATATAATAGCCAAACACTTTGTTATAGCCGACCTTCAGCGACTTGATGCCCGTCTCTTCCCGTTCGCGGCGTTCCAGCTCCGCGATCCACTGCTTGCCGTTCACGCTCGCTTCCCGCAGCTTGTCCAAATGCGCGTCATAACCCGCCTTGATGATGCCGCCGTCGCGTACCGACACGGGCGGTTCCTCGACGATGGCGCGATCGATCCATGCCACGATATCCTGGCAGTCGTCCAGGCCGGACACCCGCTCGCGCAGGGTCGCCGAATCGGTCTCGGCGCAGCACCGCTTCAAGCCCGGCACCCGCTCCAAGGAATGCTTCAGCGCGATCAGATCGCGGCCGTTCGCGGTGCCGAACGCAATCCGGCTGACGAGACGCTCCAGATCGTACACCTGATGAAGCTGCTCCCGGATATCCTCGCGCCAGATCATATGATGATACAGCGTCTCCACCGCTTCGAGCCGCGCCTCGATCGCCCGCTTGTTCATGAGCGGCTTGTCAATCCAGCGGCGCAGCAGCCGGCCTCCCATCGACGTCTGTGTCCGATCGAGCAGCCAGAGGAGCGAGCCCTTCTTCGCCCGCTCGCGCACCGTCTCCGTCAACTCCAGATTGCGGCGCGTGAACGGATCGAGGACCAGATATTGATCCGGCTCGTACGTCCGCACCTGGGTCAGCTGAGACAATGAGCGCTTCTGCGTCTCGGCCAGATACGACATCAGCAGCGCTAGCGCCTGACGGCGTTCCGGTTCGAGCCGCATCCATGCCGCCTCGCCGAATTGCCGCTGAGCAAGCGTCTCATCCCGCTTCGTCCAAGGAGTGAACAGAACCGGCTTGCTCCACGCCTTCGTCACCGGCCGCGCCTCGTCCAGCACTCGCTCGGCGCCGAGAATCTCCGTCGGCGCATACACGTTCAGCTCGTCCAGCAGCCAAGACTGGCCGGCCGGGGCTGACGTCGCCGTCACCTCGCCGGTCGACAGATCGCAGGCGGCCAGGGCATACATGCCTTCATGCTCCGTCAGGCAGAGCAAATAATGATTGGCCTTCTCGTCAATCATCTTCCCTTCCATAATCGTGCCCGGGGTGATGATGCGCACGATCTCGCGGCGCACGACCCCCTTCGCGGCCGACGGATCCTCCATCTGCTCGCAGATGGCGACCCGGTACCCCTTCTCGATCAGCCGCTGTATGTAACTGTCGGCGGAATGATACGGAACGCCGCACATCGGGATCCGGTCTTCCGTCCCGCTGCTGCCCCGTCCGGTGAGCGTAATCTCCAGCTCCTTGGCCGCCACAATTGCGTCGTCATTGAACATTTCATAGAAATCGCCGAGGCGGAAAAACAAAATTGCGTCCTCCGCCTGCTGCTTAATCGCCAAATACTGCTCCATCATCGGCGTCATCTTCGCCATTAAACACCCTCCGATACCTGACCTTGAATCGTCCTCATTATATCAAAAAAAGAGCGCAGACTCACGCTTTGACCGCGCCTTCCTTCCGGATGGCCCATGTCTGGCGGATATCTGCGCGCTCATTCCACCGCCAGGCCGAATCGATGCGGCGGGCCAAGGAGCGGATGAGGGCCTGCTCCCGCTCGCTCCCGGTTCCACCTCCGGCAGAGACGGCTTCATACTCCAGCGCGGCCAGCAGCCCCTGCACCGCGGCCCGGGCAATCGGACGCAGCTCCTCCGCCGGCCGGCCGGCGTGATAGGCCCGGATGACACGGTCGCGCAGACTGTCGCGCCGCTTCAAGCGATGACTGTGCCTGACGGCCGCGTTCATCAGGGCCAGCACTTCCTGCGCCAGATCGGGCGAGAACAGGAAGCTGGGCAGCGTCCGGTATTCGAAGCCGCCGGCCCCGCCATGCTCCTGCAGGCGGACGTCGCCGAACGTTCCGTAGCGAGGCCGCCGTGACGCGCCGGACGGGTCCTCCAAGGCGGCTACCGGCACGGCGACATAAGTATCCAGCACCCGCACGAGCTCGGACGTCAGCGGCAGCCCGCTCAGATGGATATGTCCGCCGAGCGGGAAACGGCCGAGCGGCAGGCCGCCGGCAAGCCACTCCAGCGCGGCGCCTTCCTCCGCCGCTTCGAGGCTGCGGCGGGCTTCCGCCATCGCGGCGGCGATATTGCGCACGAGCTGCGCGGGACTCGGGGCAGGATCGGGCCGCAGCTCCATCAGCGGGAAGCGCACCTGCCCCCCGATGCGCACCGCATCGCAGCCCGCCCGGCCGCCCCGTGGCAGATAGCGGCTCGCCGCAATTAGCTTGCGCCGGCGCGCATCGTGCAGCACGAGCTCCGCATCGAGCCCCAGCAGGAGCGAGCCCGGCCGGGCGCGGGCAGACTGCTGTTCGGCGGCCGCCTTGGCCCAGGAAGCGGCGTAGCGCTCCAGCACCCATGCCGGGAGGGGCGCCGGAACGGGCTCTACCCGCTCGATGGCGTCGCCGGGGCGGGGCTCCTCCAGGACGCCTGCGGGCGCATCGGCCTCTTCGGCGGCGGGGCAGCAGCGGAGCGTGACCGCCCCCGTGTCGCGGCCGAGCGCATATACCGCCCGCACAGCGAGCCGGGCCAGCCGCAGGTAGGGCGGCCGCTTCCAATCGTCCAGCAGGCGGTAGAAATAGCCGCCGGACGGCGCCTGGAAGCATTGCGCCGCCGCGACCGCTTCAAGCTGGCTCACCCAGAAGCAGAGCGTGCGCACGAAGCCGGGGCCGGACGGCTCGCTTCCCGGCTCGTCGTCCCAGGCGGCCCTGTCCAGCACGGGCAGTCCCCACAGCCGCAGCCGGTCCCGCATCGCAGGCCCGCTCCATGACCCGGCATGGCGGTTCAAAATCATCCGCTTGGCGCCAGCGGAGCCAATGCCAGCCGCCGCGTCCGGCAGGCGGGCGGCATCAGGCGCCTGCAGCCAGAGGACATCGACGCCCGGCGGCGCTTCGGCTGCCTTCGGACGCAGCGCTGCGGCATAACGCCGCCATTGACGATATCCGGCGGCATGATCGGTATACAGACAGACACCGCCGCCCAATTCCAGACGTTGCATCGCCTCGTCCCCCGTTCATCATGATGATCCCGATTGCCTGTATGCGGCAATTCGGCAAATTTTCAAAAAAAAGGAGGGCTCCCGCCCTCTTCGATGATGCTGCTGCTGCATATGCATAAGTATGAAGTTCAACGGATGAGGGCTTCAGGATGTTATCCGGGATATCTCCGCAGGCGGTGAGGGTCTGCGGACCTAATCACAACTCCTCATCCGTTATATCCGGATCCAGATCGTCGAACTCATCGTCCTGGATGCCGAAATCAAAGTCCTTGTCTTCGAAATCGTTGCAACCGTTCGGGCAGACGCGCACACATACCTTAGTCTCCGCTATCATCTCTACCGCGAATTCCCGCTCCACGCGAATCGTAACCCCTGTCCCTGACGAGGAGACGCTGGCCTCGACGCAATTCGGCTCTTGGATCGCCTCAGCCGCTACCTCTTCCGTCGTTCGGCGATGCTTCGGATCGACATAAGACAATCCGACCAGCTCCACGTAGGATACCGTCTCCTTGGCTACATCCGTCTGGGAATTGTTGTCGTACGAATACCAGATGTTGATGTCATACGTGCCGATGACCTCAATTCCATCTCCGGCCCTCACCGATTCATATTGATGATTGATAATCCAGGCTCCCAGTATACTCGTCGGATGATGAGGCGGAGTGACGGTATGTGTAACGACGGAGAACTTGCGACCTTTGCCGCAGACTGCTTTCGTGATTATCTCACGGCAGTGGTGTTTATCTGAAATTGCCATCGTGTGGACCTCCTCCATACAATCATTCAATAAAGTGTATGCAGGACGTGGGCGAATGTTGAATAGACAGATTTAAATATAGAGAAAAAAGATATATGCTTCGGAATCCAGCTTCTATACCGAAGCGGCGCGGGCGCTGCGCCAGCGGTCATATCATGATGTCGCGCCGGAGATATGCGGCTCGCGGCCGCCGCGCTTCTCCTTATTGCCGACGGAGATTCTAGCGATGCGGCATTTCCGGGAACCGCCGATTTCTACCGCGCCTGCACTTCTTCCACTATTCCATCCTTTTGCGAACATAGCGAGCAAGAAAGAGAGAGTCCGTTCCGCACCGTCATACATAGTATATCTTTATGATGGAAGAGACTGTCCGCATGCCACCGGCAGGCCAATTCAGGCGGCCAGTTGTTTTTTTTGTTTGTCCTTTTTTGCGATCTTCAGGAAGCTGTACAGTTCGCGATTCAGCTGCAGCACTGCGGAGCGGACTTCGAATTCCTGCCGCGTCGCCGGCAGATCCATCGCCCGGAACAGCCCCTCCAGCTCCAGCAGCAGCTGTTCGGTCTTGCCCGTATAGTGCGGCTCCTTCACGTCGCGGCTGAGCTGATCGAATAGCTTGGCCACCAACAGACATTGCGGAAGCTGCTCATATACCTGCGAGATAAGCTGCATCATATTTTGCACATGGTCGAGCTGCGTCTTGCGCATATAGAAATAGACCAGCCACCGTTCGTCCTCCCGCACGTCGTCGGAACGAAGCAGCAAATTTTCAAGCGCCCGGGAGGCGAGCCGGATGCCTTCGTCGGCCGAGGCGTTCGCCTCGATAATTTCGCGCCCGTCCCATGCGTATGAGGGATCGCGGAGACAGCGGCTGATCTGCTGAAAAATGCGGGAGAAGCGCTCGTCGACATCACTCCGAATCCGAACGAGCTTATCTTCCTCGCTCGGCATGTAAATCAGATTGACCAGGGACGCGGAACCGAGGCCGACGAGCAGCAGCACGACCTCATTGAGCACCCCCGTTAGCGTCAAAGTGCCTGCGCCATAAATATGGAAGGTGACGACCGAACTCGTCACAATGCCTTCTTTGAAATTGAGCCGTACAATGACCGGAAAAGCCAACAATATGTATAAAGCCAGTACCCACAGATGAAAGCCGAGCAGTCCGAACAGAAGCGACGCCATAAGCAGTCCGACGAGCGAGGCGAAAAAGCGGGCCGAGACGGTCTGGATGCTCCGCTTCCGCGTCACATCGACTCCCAAAATAGCCAACAGGCCCGCACCGAGCGGGTTGGGGCTTCCTATCAGCCCAGCTGTAATGATCGCGCAGATCGAGGCGATTGCCGTCTTGATGACACGAATGCCGACAAATCGGAAAATCATAGAAATGCTCCTTGCTGTAAAAGGATTAGGTAGACTTTCATTATAATCTACAATCCCCTTGCATACCAAACATTTCGTGGTGATCGGACTTCACCGCCGGAGAGGGCGGCAGCGTTGTTCCGCACTCCACCTGCCGCCCTGCGGCTTACGATCGGTTCAACCATGCCCGTTCCAGATAGGCGACTCCCTGGTACATCAAGGTCGCCACCACGGCGATAATGACCAAAGACGCCATCACCAAAGTGAAATTGAACACCTGGAAGCCATAAATAATCAAATAGCCGAGTCCGATCTTGGAGACGAGAAATTCTCCTACGATAACGCCGACCCAGGCCAATCCGACATTCACCTTCAGCGTCGATACGATTGCCGGGAAGGAGGCCGGCAGGATGACTTTGCTGAAAATGACGCTTTTGCCTCCGCCGAACACCCGCACGACCTTAATATAATTCGGGTCGACCTCCCGGAAGCTGTTGTATACGACGATCGTCGTGATGATGACCGTGATCGATAACGTCGTGGCGACGATTGCCGCGAAGCCAGCTCCGAAGCCAACGATGAAGAGCGGCCCAAGCGCCACCTTCGGCATGCTGTTGAAGACGACCATGTACGGATCCAACACTCGTGCCAGGAAGTCCGACCGCCAGATCACGACGGCCAGCAGCGTGCCGAATAACGTCCCCAGCACAAACCCGGCAACCGTCTCCCCGACCGTCATCCCGAGATGCGGCCAGATCGACCCGTCGGCAAAGTCCTGCACAATCTGCTCCCATACCTTGCTTGGATAGCTGAACAGCAGCACGTCGATCCATTTCATGCGGCCGGCCAGCTCCCACAGTCCAACGCAAGCGATGAGAATAGCCGTTTGGGTAAGCAAGACGATCCAGGTCCTTTTCCGGCGGTCGGCCCGATAGCGCGAATATGTCCGTGCGAGCAACTGACTGGATTCCTCGGCCGCTCTGTTTATCTCAGTTCCGCTCTGCATGTTCGCCCTCCTTTCCGTCCGATGCCTCCAGCTCTTTCCACAGCTCATGGAACATCTCGTTGAAGCCGGGCTGCTCTCTGGCAAAGAAGGGCTGCGCCTCCCGTATCGCATCCGGGATAGTGAAGGCTTTGCGCATGCTGCCGGGATCGCGATTGAGCACGATCACCCGGTCGCTGACCGCAATGGCCTCCGACAGATCGTGCGTTACCAGCACGGCGGTCTTCCGCCGGGCCTTCAATGTATCGACGACCAGATCCTCCAGCTGCAGCTTCGTCTGATAATCGAGCGCGGAGAACGGTTCATCCAGCAAGAGCAGCTCCGGCGAGGTCGCCAGCGTCCGCACGAGCGCGACCCGCTGCCGCATGCCTCCGGACAGCTGATGCGGATATGACGCTTCCGTACCGCCCAATCCCATTCCGTTCAGTAAATCCCGCACCAGCTCCTCCGATTCCCGATTCCACCGCTTCGTCAGCTCAAGGCCGAGGCTCGCATTTTCCAGAATCGTGCGCCACGGATACAAATAGTCGCTTTGCAGCATGTAACCGACCCGCGGCGAAGGTCCCGCGACCGCATTGCCATAGACGCGGACGCTGCCATGCGTCGGCTCCAGCAGCCCGGCAATAATGGAGAGGATCGTCGTCTTGCCACAGCCGCTCGGCCCGACCAGACTGACGAATTCCCCCGGCATAATCATGACGGACAGCCGCTCAATCGCAAGCTTCGCTTCGCGTTCCGTCACATAGACATGAGTGACTTGAGACATTTCTACCGCTGGGATCACGCGTCCGCCTCCTTCATTCTGTCCG
Proteins encoded in this region:
- a CDS encoding putative amidoligase domain-containing protein is translated as MRDRLRLWGLPVLDRAAWDDEPGSEPSGPGFVRTLCFWVSQLEAVAAAQCFQAPSGGYFYRLLDDWKRPPYLRLARLAVRAVYALGRDTGAVTLRCCPAAEEADAPAGVLEEPRPGDAIERVEPVPAPLPAWVLERYAASWAKAAAEQQSARARPGSLLLGLDAELVLHDARRRKLIAASRYLPRGGRAGCDAVRIGGQVRFPLMELRPDPAPSPAQLVRNIAAAMAEARRSLEAAEEGAALEWLAGGLPLGRFPLGGHIHLSGLPLTSELVRVLDTYVAVPVAALEDPSGASRRPRYGTFGDVRLQEHGGAGGFEYRTLPSFLFSPDLAQEVLALMNAAVRHSHRLKRRDSLRDRVIRAYHAGRPAEELRPIARAAVQGLLAALEYEAVSAGGGTGSEREQALIRSLARRIDSAWRWNERADIRQTWAIRKEGAVKA
- a CDS encoding outer spore coat protein CotE, translated to MAISDKHHCREIITKAVCGKGRKFSVVTHTVTPPHHPTSILGAWIINHQYESVRAGDGIEVIGTYDINIWYSYDNNSQTDVAKETVSYVELVGLSYVDPKHRRTTEEVAAEAIQEPNCVEASVSSSGTGVTIRVEREFAVEMIAETKVCVRVCPNGCNDFEDKDFDFGIQDDEFDDLDPDITDEEL
- a CDS encoding ABC transporter permease; the encoded protein is MQSGTEINRAAEESSQLLARTYSRYRADRRKRTWIVLLTQTAILIACVGLWELAGRMKWIDVLLFSYPSKVWEQIVQDFADGSIWPHLGMTVGETVAGFVLGTLFGTLLAVVIWRSDFLARVLDPYMVVFNSMPKVALGPLFIVGFGAGFAAIVATTLSITVIITTIVVYNSFREVDPNYIKVVRVFGGGKSVIFSKVILPASFPAIVSTLKVNVGLAWVGVIVGEFLVSKIGLGYLIIYGFQVFNFTLVMASLVIIAVVATLMYQGVAYLERAWLNRS
- a CDS encoding ABC transporter ATP-binding protein, translating into MIPAVEMSQVTHVYVTEREAKLAIERLSVMIMPGEFVSLVGPSGCGKTTILSIIAGLLEPTHGSVRVYGNAVAGPSPRVGYMLQSDYLYPWRTILENASLGLELTKRWNRESEELVRDLLNGMGLGGTEASYPHQLSGGMRQRVALVRTLATSPELLLLDEPFSALDYQTKLQLEDLVVDTLKARRKTAVLVTHDLSEAIAVSDRVIVLNRDPGSMRKAFTIPDAIREAQPFFAREQPGFNEMFHELWKELEASDGKEGEHAERN
- a CDS encoding aromatic acid exporter family protein encodes the protein MIFRFVGIRVIKTAIASICAIITAGLIGSPNPLGAGLLAILGVDVTRKRSIQTVSARFFASLVGLLMASLLFGLLGFHLWVLALYILLAFPVIVRLNFKEGIVTSSVVTFHIYGAGTLTLTGVLNEVVLLLVGLGSASLVNLIYMPSEEDKLVRIRSDVDERFSRIFQQISRCLRDPSYAWDGREIIEANASADEGIRLASRALENLLLRSDDVREDERWLVYFYMRKTQLDHVQNMMQLISQVYEQLPQCLLVAKLFDQLSRDVKEPHYTGKTEQLLLELEGLFRAMDLPATRQEFEVRSAVLQLNRELYSFLKIAKKDKQKKQLAA
- the mutS gene encoding DNA mismatch repair protein MutS: MAKMTPMMEQYLAIKQQAEDAILFFRLGDFYEMFNDDAIVAAKELEITLTGRGSSGTEDRIPMCGVPYHSADSYIQRLIEKGYRVAICEQMEDPSAAKGVVRREIVRIITPGTIMEGKMIDEKANHYLLCLTEHEGMYALAACDLSTGEVTATSAPAGQSWLLDELNVYAPTEILGAERVLDEARPVTKAWSKPVLFTPWTKRDETLAQRQFGEAAWMRLEPERRQALALLMSYLAETQKRSLSQLTQVRTYEPDQYLVLDPFTRRNLELTETVRERAKKGSLLWLLDRTQTSMGGRLLRRWIDKPLMNKRAIEARLEAVETLYHHMIWREDIREQLHQVYDLERLVSRIAFGTANGRDLIALKHSLERVPGLKRCCAETDSATLRERVSGLDDCQDIVAWIDRAIVEEPPVSVRDGGIIKAGYDAHLDKLREASVNGKQWIAELERREREETGIKSLKVGYNKVFGYYIEVTRSNLQALPEGRYERKQTLANAERFITPELKEKEALILEAEDKMIGLEYDLFSQLRQRIGEQIRRLQTLAEAIAEIDVYQSLAAVGAAHRFVRPEVTDGYDMHIEGGRHPVVEAVMESGSFMANDTVLEEQAAAMLLITGPNMAGKSTYMRQVALMSILTQMGAFVPADRAVMPIVDRIFTRIGAADDLIGGQSTFMVEMMDIQVMTAKATRRSLVIIDELGRGTSTSEGMSIAQAVIEFVHDEIGCKALVSTHFHELAHLEERLCGLRNVCMAVQESGNQVTFLRKLIPGAASTSYGIYCAKLAGLPDSIIHRSYDLLKTYETGAPRETGETASVDAGIAQAERQVLPDRVREQAEPTSVAEEGAAKGLVAEPAPVREAGTAASGAVEQLSLFGWEESAAATASAAPTAPVTKEEQRRNRQADVLIAELQEVDVLSLTPLEAMNALHAFMKRARGLKNE